The Glycine max cultivar Williams 82 chromosome 12, Glycine_max_v4.0, whole genome shotgun sequence genome window below encodes:
- the LOC100792355 gene encoding gamma aminobutyrate transaminase 3, chloroplastic isoform X2 codes for MHTLLRSTLRTKTASSLAYAAVSRSAQENLLQAPLLSRSNSTEASLAKDTSSNDVKNGQGFKGHSMLAPFTAGWQTTDLHPLVIEKSEGSYVYDINGKKYLDALAGLWATSLGGSEPRLVDAAIAQLKKLPFYHSFWNRTTLPSLDLAKELLEMFTARKMGKAFFVNSGSEANDTQVKLVWYYNNALGRPDKKKFIARAKSYHGSTLIAASLSGLPALHQKFDLPAPFVLHTDCPHYWRYHLPGETEEEFSTRLAKNLEQLILKEGPETIAAFIAEPVMGAGGVIVPPSTYFEKVQAVVKKYDILFIADEVICAFGRLGTMFGCDKYNIKPDLVSLAKALSSAYLPIGAVLVSPEISDVIHAQSNKLGSFSHGFTYSGHPAACAVAIEALKIYKERNIVDQVNKIAPRFQDGIKAFSDSPIIGEIRGTGLILGTEFTDNKSPNDPFPPEWGVGAYFGAQCEKHGMLVRVAGDNIMMSPPYIISQGEVDELISIYGKALKETEKKVQELKSQRK; via the exons ATGCACACTCTCCTCCGATCCACTCTCAGGACCAAG ACTGCTTCATCTTTAGCATATGCTGCGGTTTCCAGAAGTGCTCAAGAAAATCTCCTTCAGGCTCCCTTATTGTCTAGATCAAATAGCACGGAGGCTTCCTTGGCAAAGGATACTTCCTCTAATGATGTGAAAAATGGTCAAGG GTTCAAAGGCCATAGTATGCTTGCTCCTTTCACGGCTGGGTGGCAGACTACTGATTTGCATCCTCTGGTCATAGAAAAGTCAGAG GGAAGCTATGTATATGACATTAATGGGAAGAAATATCTTGATGCACTGGCTGGTCTATGGGCCACTTCTTTAG GGGGAAGTGAGCCACGCCTTGTTGATGCTGCCATTGCACAATTAAAGAAGTTGCCATTTTACCATTCCTTTTGGAATCGAACCACATTACCTTCTttg GATCTAGCCAAGGAACTCCTAGAAATGTTCACAGCCAGAAAAATGGGGAAAGCTTTTTTTGTTAACAGTGGATCAGAAGCCAATGACACTCAG GTGAAACTTGTATGGTATTATAACAATGCACTTGGAAGACCAGATAAGAAGAAATTCATAGCTCGTGCTAAATC GTATCATGGTTCAACACTGATAGCAGCCAGTCTTTCTGG CCTTCCGGCTCTGCATCAAAAATTTGATTTGCCAGCTCCTTTTGTATTGCACACTGACTGTCCACATTACTGGCGGTATCATCTTCCAG GTGAGACAGAGGAAGAATTTTCAACCAGATTAGCCAAAAATTTGGAGCAGCTGATTCTGAAAGAGGGACCAGAGACA attgCTGCATTTATTGCTGAACCTGTAATGGGGGCAGGAGGTGTAATAGTTCCACCATCAACTTATTTTGAGAAG GTCCAAGCCGTTGTCAAGAAGTATGACATTCTTTTTATTGCAGATGAG GTAATCTGTGCCTTTGGAAGGCTTGGGACAATGTTTGGATGTGACAAATACAACATTAAGCCAGACCTTGTATCCCTTGCTAAG GCACTATCTTCGGCATATTTGCCAATTGGAGCTGTCCTTGTAAGCCCAGAAATTTCAGACGTTATACACGCACAAAGCAACAAACTTG GTTCATTTTCTCATGGTTTTACTTATTCTGGACACCCTGCAGCCTGTGCTGTGGCAATTGAAGCACTCAAGATCTATAA GGAAAGAAATATTGTTGACCAAGTTAACAAGATTGCCCCAAGGTTCCAAGATGGCATAAAAGCTTTTTCTGACAGTCCCATCATTGGAGAG ATACGGGGAACTGGCTTGATTCTGGGCACTGAGTTCACAGACAACAAGTCACCTAATGATCCGTTTCCTCCTGAATGGG GAGTAGGTGCCTATTTTGGAGCACAATGTGAGAAGCATGGGATGTTGGTTCGTGTAGCAGGGGATAACATCATGATGTCTCCTCCATATATTATATCTCAAGGAGAAGTTGATGAG TTAATCAGCATTTATGGGAAAGCTTTGAAAGAAACGGAAAAGAAGGTACAGGAACTCAAGTCTCAGCGCAAGTAG
- the LOC100792355 gene encoding gamma aminobutyrate transaminase 3, chloroplastic isoform X1: MSAPFKLFPSGCLEYLTASSLAYAAVSRSAQENLLQAPLLSRSNSTEASLAKDTSSNDVKNGQGFKGHSMLAPFTAGWQTTDLHPLVIEKSEGSYVYDINGKKYLDALAGLWATSLGGSEPRLVDAAIAQLKKLPFYHSFWNRTTLPSLDLAKELLEMFTARKMGKAFFVNSGSEANDTQVKLVWYYNNALGRPDKKKFIARAKSYHGSTLIAASLSGLPALHQKFDLPAPFVLHTDCPHYWRYHLPGETEEEFSTRLAKNLEQLILKEGPETIAAFIAEPVMGAGGVIVPPSTYFEKVQAVVKKYDILFIADEVICAFGRLGTMFGCDKYNIKPDLVSLAKALSSAYLPIGAVLVSPEISDVIHAQSNKLGSFSHGFTYSGHPAACAVAIEALKIYKERNIVDQVNKIAPRFQDGIKAFSDSPIIGEIRGTGLILGTEFTDNKSPNDPFPPEWGVGAYFGAQCEKHGMLVRVAGDNIMMSPPYIISQGEVDELISIYGKALKETEKKVQELKSQRK, from the exons ATGTCTGCTCCGTTTAAGCTATTTCCTTCGGGTTGCTTAGAGTATCTG ACTGCTTCATCTTTAGCATATGCTGCGGTTTCCAGAAGTGCTCAAGAAAATCTCCTTCAGGCTCCCTTATTGTCTAGATCAAATAGCACGGAGGCTTCCTTGGCAAAGGATACTTCCTCTAATGATGTGAAAAATGGTCAAGG GTTCAAAGGCCATAGTATGCTTGCTCCTTTCACGGCTGGGTGGCAGACTACTGATTTGCATCCTCTGGTCATAGAAAAGTCAGAG GGAAGCTATGTATATGACATTAATGGGAAGAAATATCTTGATGCACTGGCTGGTCTATGGGCCACTTCTTTAG GGGGAAGTGAGCCACGCCTTGTTGATGCTGCCATTGCACAATTAAAGAAGTTGCCATTTTACCATTCCTTTTGGAATCGAACCACATTACCTTCTttg GATCTAGCCAAGGAACTCCTAGAAATGTTCACAGCCAGAAAAATGGGGAAAGCTTTTTTTGTTAACAGTGGATCAGAAGCCAATGACACTCAG GTGAAACTTGTATGGTATTATAACAATGCACTTGGAAGACCAGATAAGAAGAAATTCATAGCTCGTGCTAAATC GTATCATGGTTCAACACTGATAGCAGCCAGTCTTTCTGG CCTTCCGGCTCTGCATCAAAAATTTGATTTGCCAGCTCCTTTTGTATTGCACACTGACTGTCCACATTACTGGCGGTATCATCTTCCAG GTGAGACAGAGGAAGAATTTTCAACCAGATTAGCCAAAAATTTGGAGCAGCTGATTCTGAAAGAGGGACCAGAGACA attgCTGCATTTATTGCTGAACCTGTAATGGGGGCAGGAGGTGTAATAGTTCCACCATCAACTTATTTTGAGAAG GTCCAAGCCGTTGTCAAGAAGTATGACATTCTTTTTATTGCAGATGAG GTAATCTGTGCCTTTGGAAGGCTTGGGACAATGTTTGGATGTGACAAATACAACATTAAGCCAGACCTTGTATCCCTTGCTAAG GCACTATCTTCGGCATATTTGCCAATTGGAGCTGTCCTTGTAAGCCCAGAAATTTCAGACGTTATACACGCACAAAGCAACAAACTTG GTTCATTTTCTCATGGTTTTACTTATTCTGGACACCCTGCAGCCTGTGCTGTGGCAATTGAAGCACTCAAGATCTATAA GGAAAGAAATATTGTTGACCAAGTTAACAAGATTGCCCCAAGGTTCCAAGATGGCATAAAAGCTTTTTCTGACAGTCCCATCATTGGAGAG ATACGGGGAACTGGCTTGATTCTGGGCACTGAGTTCACAGACAACAAGTCACCTAATGATCCGTTTCCTCCTGAATGGG GAGTAGGTGCCTATTTTGGAGCACAATGTGAGAAGCATGGGATGTTGGTTCGTGTAGCAGGGGATAACATCATGATGTCTCCTCCATATATTATATCTCAAGGAGAAGTTGATGAG TTAATCAGCATTTATGGGAAAGCTTTGAAAGAAACGGAAAAGAAGGTACAGGAACTCAAGTCTCAGCGCAAGTAG
- the LOC100792355 gene encoding gamma aminobutyrate transaminase 3, chloroplastic isoform X3 translates to MVKDSCFEFTGSYDNYKLKRYSFGESMFKGHSMLAPFTAGWQTTDLHPLVIEKSEGSYVYDINGKKYLDALAGLWATSLGGSEPRLVDAAIAQLKKLPFYHSFWNRTTLPSLDLAKELLEMFTARKMGKAFFVNSGSEANDTQVKLVWYYNNALGRPDKKKFIARAKSYHGSTLIAASLSGLPALHQKFDLPAPFVLHTDCPHYWRYHLPGETEEEFSTRLAKNLEQLILKEGPETIAAFIAEPVMGAGGVIVPPSTYFEKVQAVVKKYDILFIADEVICAFGRLGTMFGCDKYNIKPDLVSLAKALSSAYLPIGAVLVSPEISDVIHAQSNKLGSFSHGFTYSGHPAACAVAIEALKIYKERNIVDQVNKIAPRFQDGIKAFSDSPIIGEIRGTGLILGTEFTDNKSPNDPFPPEWGVGAYFGAQCEKHGMLVRVAGDNIMMSPPYIISQGEVDELISIYGKALKETEKKVQELKSQRK, encoded by the exons ATGGTCAAGG ATTCCTGTTTTGAGTTCACTGGCAGTTATGATAACTATAAATTGAAAAGATATTCATTTGGAGAGTCCAT GTTCAAAGGCCATAGTATGCTTGCTCCTTTCACGGCTGGGTGGCAGACTACTGATTTGCATCCTCTGGTCATAGAAAAGTCAGAG GGAAGCTATGTATATGACATTAATGGGAAGAAATATCTTGATGCACTGGCTGGTCTATGGGCCACTTCTTTAG GGGGAAGTGAGCCACGCCTTGTTGATGCTGCCATTGCACAATTAAAGAAGTTGCCATTTTACCATTCCTTTTGGAATCGAACCACATTACCTTCTttg GATCTAGCCAAGGAACTCCTAGAAATGTTCACAGCCAGAAAAATGGGGAAAGCTTTTTTTGTTAACAGTGGATCAGAAGCCAATGACACTCAG GTGAAACTTGTATGGTATTATAACAATGCACTTGGAAGACCAGATAAGAAGAAATTCATAGCTCGTGCTAAATC GTATCATGGTTCAACACTGATAGCAGCCAGTCTTTCTGG CCTTCCGGCTCTGCATCAAAAATTTGATTTGCCAGCTCCTTTTGTATTGCACACTGACTGTCCACATTACTGGCGGTATCATCTTCCAG GTGAGACAGAGGAAGAATTTTCAACCAGATTAGCCAAAAATTTGGAGCAGCTGATTCTGAAAGAGGGACCAGAGACA attgCTGCATTTATTGCTGAACCTGTAATGGGGGCAGGAGGTGTAATAGTTCCACCATCAACTTATTTTGAGAAG GTCCAAGCCGTTGTCAAGAAGTATGACATTCTTTTTATTGCAGATGAG GTAATCTGTGCCTTTGGAAGGCTTGGGACAATGTTTGGATGTGACAAATACAACATTAAGCCAGACCTTGTATCCCTTGCTAAG GCACTATCTTCGGCATATTTGCCAATTGGAGCTGTCCTTGTAAGCCCAGAAATTTCAGACGTTATACACGCACAAAGCAACAAACTTG GTTCATTTTCTCATGGTTTTACTTATTCTGGACACCCTGCAGCCTGTGCTGTGGCAATTGAAGCACTCAAGATCTATAA GGAAAGAAATATTGTTGACCAAGTTAACAAGATTGCCCCAAGGTTCCAAGATGGCATAAAAGCTTTTTCTGACAGTCCCATCATTGGAGAG ATACGGGGAACTGGCTTGATTCTGGGCACTGAGTTCACAGACAACAAGTCACCTAATGATCCGTTTCCTCCTGAATGGG GAGTAGGTGCCTATTTTGGAGCACAATGTGAGAAGCATGGGATGTTGGTTCGTGTAGCAGGGGATAACATCATGATGTCTCCTCCATATATTATATCTCAAGGAGAAGTTGATGAG TTAATCAGCATTTATGGGAAAGCTTTGAAAGAAACGGAAAAGAAGGTACAGGAACTCAAGTCTCAGCGCAAGTAG